Proteins encoded together in one Amblyomma americanum isolate KBUSLIRL-KWMA chromosome 1, ASM5285725v1, whole genome shotgun sequence window:
- the LOC144106120 gene encoding uncharacterized protein LOC144106120, with protein sequence MRGVTRLDFNAKDLGTLRVYCPNIWYGCTQSSELRHLEEHYLKNCPHHPKMCFHCRREDIPPGDFVPHIYSCKRRQEEARSVDRQSPPVQQSLSESPASQTEDEHLCATQALLAEVTERGGEVHPEPVEHLNQLAADIKRAP encoded by the coding sequence ATGCGTGGCGTCACGAGACTTGACTTCAACGCCAAGGACCTGGGAACTCTGCGCGTCTACTGCCCTAACATCTGGTACGGCTGCACGCAGAGCAGTGAGCTTCGGCACCTTGAGGAGCACTACTTGAAGAACTGTCCTCACCACCCGAAGATGTGCTTCCACTGCCGACGGGAGGACATCCCGCCTGGTGACTTCGTCCCGCACATCTACAGCTGCAAAAGACGCCAAGAGGAAGCAAGAAGCGTCGACCGCCAAAGCCCCCCTGTCCAGCAGTCGCTGTCCGAATCACCTGCGAGTCAGACTGAAGACGAGCACTTGTGCGCTACGCAGGCCCTTCTCGCCGAGGTCACTGAGCGTGGTGGAGAGGTGCATCCTGAGCCGGTGGAACACCTGAATCAACTGGCCGCAGACATCAAAAGAGCTCCCTGA